In the Mastacembelus armatus chromosome 17, fMasArm1.2, whole genome shotgun sequence genome, one interval contains:
- the LOC113134410 gene encoding dual specificity protein phosphatase CDC14AB-like, which produces MAEEYEQPGASEFIKDRLYFATLRVKPKNTANTHYFSTDEEFIYESFCADFGPLNLAMLYRYCCKLNKKLKSFTMSRKKLVHFSSYDQKKRANAAVLIGAYAVIYLKRSPEEAYRTLISGNNTAYLPFRDAVVGECSFNLTVLDCLQGIHKALQHGFLDFERFSVEEYEYYEHVQNGDMNWIIPGKVLAFSSPHHCSKIENGYPLHAPEAYFAYFHQNNVAAVVRLNRKLYDGRCFEDAGFKHHDLFFLDGTTPSDIIIRRFLHVCERAEGAVAVHCKAGLGRTGTLIGCYLMKHFRFTAAEAIAWIRICRPGSIIGPQQNFLEEKQHSLWVQGDVYRSKQKLIQQTLSRRQQLQQQFHSPDSGREKLETMPCLLSSMDDLSINTTLYKSYSLEENDSKESSLTQGDKLRALKGKRSPGSASSSSRLNLSGAPHRSILPPPKSPNVPLSFSSSYSKKLVRISSSSATQIKSPFSLSLFSTRPAIIH; this is translated from the exons ATGGCAGAGGAATATGAACAACCGGGTGCATCAGAATTTATTAAAG ACCGGCTGTACTTTGCCACGCTACGTGTCAAACCAAAGAATACAGCCAACACGCATTATTTCAGCACAGATGAGGAGTTCATTTATGAGAG CTTCTGTGCTGACTTTGGTCCCCTCAACCTGGCCATGTTGTACCGATACTGCTGCAAACTCAACAAGAAGCTGAAG TCCTTCACAATGTCCAGGAAGAAGCTGGTTCACTTCTCCAGTTATGATCAGAAGAAAAGAGCCAATGCTGCTGTTCTCATCGGTGCCTATGct GtaatttatttgaaaagaaGTCCAGAAGAAGCCTACAGGACTCTAATCTCAGGAAACAACACAGCCTACCTGCCATTTAG GGATGCAGTAGTGGGAGAGTGCTCCTTCAACCTCACTGTTCTTGACTGTTTACAAGGTATACACAAG GCATTGCAGCATGGTTTCCTGGACTTTGAAAGATTCAGTGTTGAGGAATATGAATATTATGAG CATGTACAAAATGGGGATATGAACTGGATCATTCCAGGGAAGGTTCTGGCATTCAGCAGCCCTCACCATTGCAGTAAGATAGAAAATG gttatcCTCTCCATGCACCCGAGgcatattttgcatattttcaccAAAATAATGTAGCAGCTGTGGTCCGTTTAAACAGGAAGTTGTATGATGGTAGGTGCTTTGAGGATGCAGGATTTAAGCACCATGATCTCTTCTTCCTGGATGGGACCACACCCTCTGACATTATTATCAGGCGcttcctgcatgtgtgtgaacgTGCAGAGGGGGCTGTGGCTGTGCACTGTAAAG CTGGCCTGGGACGTACAGgcactctgattggctgctatTTGATGAAGCACTTCCGGTTCACTGCAGCTGAAGCCATTGCTTGGATCAGAATCTGCCGGCCTGGATCCATCATTGGTCCCCAACAGAACTTCTTAGAGGA gaaacAGCACAGTTTGTGGGTCCAGGGTGATGTCTACCGTTCCAAACAGAAACTGATTCAGCAGACACTGAGTCGACGGCAGCAGCTACAACAGCAGTTCCACAGCCCTGATTCTGGGAGAGAGAAACTAGAAACCATGCCATGTCTACTCTCCAGCATGGATGACCTGTCAATCAACACCACTCTCTACAAATCATACAGCttggaggag aaTGACTCCAAGGAAAGCAGTCTGACTCAGGGAGACAAACTCAGAGCACTGAAAGGAAAACGATCCCCTGGATCAGCCTCATCTTCCTCGAG GTTAAACCTATCAGGGGCCCCTCATCGCTCCATCCTCCCACCTCCTAAATCCCCTAATGTccccctctccttctcttcctcttatTCTAAGAAGCTGGTACGaatctcttcctcctctgccacaCAGATCAAGAG TCCCTTTAGCCTCAGTCTGTTCAGCACCAGGCCTGCCATCATTCACTGA